One stretch of Streptomyces agglomeratus DNA includes these proteins:
- the recX gene encoding recombination regulator RecX → MTRRTDWPGSASEGMDAEDSGSPAPSRAGKGLPPQDPGEQARAICLRLLTGTARTRKQLADALQKRGIPDDVSDEVLSRFEEVGLINDAAFADAWVESRHHGRGLARRALARELRNKGVAPPLIDDAMEQLDSDQEEERARELVARKLRSTRGLERDRRLRRLAGMLARKGYPEGMALRVVRRALEEEGEAADDDDLGYDPL, encoded by the coding sequence GTGACCCGGAGGACGGACTGGCCGGGAAGCGCAAGCGAAGGCATGGATGCCGAGGACAGCGGCAGCCCCGCCCCGTCGAGGGCCGGGAAAGGGCTGCCGCCTCAGGATCCGGGTGAGCAGGCGCGGGCGATCTGCCTGCGGCTGCTCACCGGGACCGCCCGCACCCGCAAACAGCTCGCGGACGCCCTCCAGAAGCGCGGCATCCCGGACGATGTGTCGGACGAGGTGCTGTCCCGCTTCGAGGAGGTCGGGCTCATCAACGACGCGGCCTTCGCGGACGCCTGGGTGGAGTCCCGCCACCACGGCCGGGGCCTCGCCCGTCGGGCGCTCGCGCGGGAGCTGCGCAACAAGGGAGTCGCGCCCCCGCTCATCGACGACGCGATGGAGCAGCTCGACTCCGACCAGGAGGAGGAAAGGGCCCGGGAGCTCGTGGCCCGCAAACTCCGGTCCACCCGTGGCCTGGAGCGCGACCGCCGGCTGCGCCGCCTCGCCGGCATGCTGGCCCGCAAGGGCTATCCGGAGGGCATGGCCCTGCGGGTGGTCAGACGCGCCCTCGAAGAGGAGGGCGAAGCCGCGGACGACGACGATCTGGGCTACGACCCGCTCTGA
- a CDS encoding rhodanese-like domain-containing protein, protein MSGERIGIDELLERVREGLDRIGPQEAYDAAGAGALLVDIRYAALRERDGLIPGALVVERNELEWRLDPQGSHRAPEATDHDLRVVVICNEGYASSLAAVSLRQLGLHRATDLDGGFQAWRAAGLPVVPAP, encoded by the coding sequence GTGAGCGGCGAACGTATCGGCATCGACGAACTGTTGGAGCGGGTGCGCGAAGGGCTCGACCGGATCGGGCCGCAGGAGGCGTACGACGCCGCCGGGGCCGGTGCGCTGCTGGTGGACATCCGGTACGCCGCGCTGCGCGAGCGGGACGGGCTGATTCCGGGGGCACTGGTCGTCGAGCGCAACGAGTTGGAGTGGCGGCTCGATCCCCAGGGCAGTCACCGGGCTCCGGAGGCCACGGATCACGATCTGCGCGTCGTGGTGATCTGCAATGAGGGATACGCGTCGAGCCTCGCCGCGGTGTCCCTGCGGCAGTTGGGGCTGCACCGGGCGACGGACCTCGACGGTGGGTTCCAGGCATGGCGGGCGGCGGGCCTGCCGGTGGTTCCTGCTCCGTAA
- a CDS encoding cysteine dioxygenase — MLAFVRRTAADASLVASLPLDPEGRTWVRLEGPGGSEAWLIGWPPGTGTGWHDHGGSHGAFAAAAGTLREESLAARIPTEGWKTLEVADGLDREQRLTAGRGRAFGAHHVHQVLNESADDHAVSVHAYYPPLPMMRRYSRTGAVLRLEQVERPEEWQ, encoded by the coding sequence CTGCTCGCGTTCGTGCGCCGTACCGCGGCTGATGCTTCCCTGGTGGCTTCCCTTCCGCTCGACCCGGAAGGCCGTACGTGGGTACGGCTCGAAGGGCCCGGCGGGAGCGAGGCGTGGCTGATCGGCTGGCCGCCCGGCACCGGTACCGGCTGGCACGACCACGGTGGCTCGCACGGTGCCTTCGCCGCAGCGGCGGGCACACTGCGGGAGGAGTCGCTGGCGGCGCGCATCCCCACGGAGGGCTGGAAGACCCTCGAAGTGGCCGACGGGCTCGACCGGGAGCAGCGGCTGACGGCCGGCCGGGGACGGGCCTTCGGCGCGCACCACGTGCACCAGGTGCTGAACGAGTCGGCGGACGATCACGCCGTCTCGGTGCACGCCTACTACCCGCCACTGCCGATGATGCGGCGCTACAGCCGCACGGGTGCGGTGCTACGTCTGGAGCAGGTCGAGCGTCCGGAGGAGTGGCAGTGA
- a CDS encoding putative leader peptide: MRLWRRVHMDLVRYAGCVCRPSC; this comes from the coding sequence GTGCGCCTGTGGCGGAGGGTCCATATGGACCTCGTCCGCTATGCGGGCTGCGTGTGTCGTCCGTCCTGCTGA
- the recA gene encoding recombinase RecA: protein MAAGTDREKALDAALAQIERQFGKGAVMRLGDRPNDPIEVISTGSTALDIALGVGGLPRGRVVEVYGPESSGKTTLTLHAVANAQKAGGTVAFVDAEHALDPEYAKALGVDTDNLILSQPDTGEQALEIVDMLVRSGAIDLIVIDSVAALVPRAEIEGEMGDSHVGLQARLMSQALRKITGALHQSGTTAIFINQLREKIGVMFGSPETTTGGRALKFYASVRLDIRRIETLKDGTDAVGNRTRVKVVKNKVAPPFKQAEFDILYGQGISREGGLIDMGVEHGFVRKAGAWYTYEGDQLGQGKENARNFLKDNPDLADEIEKKIKEKLGVGVKPVAPGAEPGADAAVGGPAAAGDAKSVPAPATKAKAAKPAAAKS, encoded by the coding sequence ATGGCAGCAGGCACCGACCGCGAGAAGGCGCTCGACGCCGCGCTCGCACAGATTGAACGACAATTCGGCAAGGGTGCGGTGATGCGCCTCGGCGACCGGCCGAACGACCCCATCGAGGTCATCTCCACCGGGTCGACCGCCCTGGACATCGCCCTCGGCGTCGGCGGGCTGCCGCGTGGCCGTGTGGTGGAGGTGTACGGACCGGAATCCTCCGGTAAGACGACACTGACGCTGCACGCCGTGGCCAACGCGCAGAAGGCCGGCGGCACCGTCGCGTTCGTGGACGCGGAGCACGCGCTCGACCCCGAATACGCCAAGGCGCTCGGCGTCGACACGGACAACCTGATCCTCTCCCAGCCGGACACCGGCGAGCAGGCACTCGAGATCGTGGACATGCTGGTCCGCTCGGGCGCCATCGACCTGATCGTCATCGACTCCGTCGCGGCCCTCGTACCGCGGGCCGAGATCGAGGGTGAGATGGGCGACTCGCACGTCGGTCTCCAGGCCCGGCTGATGAGCCAGGCGCTGCGCAAGATCACTGGTGCGCTGCACCAGTCCGGGACCACGGCGATCTTCATCAACCAGCTCCGCGAGAAGATCGGCGTGATGTTCGGCTCGCCGGAGACCACGACCGGTGGCCGGGCGCTGAAGTTCTACGCCTCGGTGCGGCTCGACATCCGGCGCATCGAGACCCTCAAGGACGGTACGGACGCGGTCGGCAACCGCACCCGTGTCAAGGTCGTCAAGAACAAGGTCGCGCCGCCGTTCAAGCAGGCCGAGTTCGACATCCTCTACGGCCAGGGCATCAGCCGCGAGGGCGGTCTGATCGACATGGGCGTGGAGCACGGCTTCGTCCGCAAGGCGGGCGCCTGGTACACGTACGAGGGCGACCAGCTCGGCCAGGGCAAGGAGAACGCCCGTAACTTCCTGAAGGACAACCCCGATCTCGCCGACGAGATCGAGAAGAAGATCAAGGAGAAGCTGGGCGTCGGCGTCAAGCCGGTGGCGCCGGGCGCGGAGCCCGGAGCGGACGCCGCGGTCGGCGGACCGGCCGCCGCCGGCGACGCGAAGTCGGTACCCGCTCCGGCGACCAAGGCCAAGGCGGCCAAGCCCGCGGCAGCCAAGAGCTAG